A region from the Thermodesulforhabdaceae bacterium genome encodes:
- a CDS encoding dynamin family protein codes for MISDGLAFEKTRKLMELALEVKKLVMGEFPPEVKAIFDERGKKLPGENPDILERLKDLESYCGGEKKPLVAMAGQIKSGKTTLMNALFFRDEVLPTSVSPETARLTIIKWGNKRKAEVEFYSPEEWEQIVEKSRSRTEDSKWAQEMVNFAEHALGSEIHSVLGTTREVEWDEIEDFVSSRGKYSYVVKQATLYLEHDILRSLDIVDTPGLDDPIEARSNTTRELLKRAVAILYCTAPSIRFMDSKDINYLAEFVEKASHSSVVTAVTQLDRLRPDERTRLKEMLRKASSRVLEASKNFGYGDSLSKEMARIFDPNRIIEVSAALYLVGMRVKNGRLIREKDKSIIERAKANKWGDDPEEWIKQSGIDLLESKLDELIVKNMSEIITFVALNFLKTTFKNLHKEAQDHIAEIDEELDNARKGLEVLEKELNEKRDYLRKMELEGREFRVSIKEELLKHKLKLEKRATLNCGKINVRSEDISSEEAMKRRFSFEIRDRISNSLEKAKKSVQEGFNKLREDLNEVVLDHFIKKSESTETTVKLRESIVSSIERTINYFMEKEVAKFNVKLNIDTGFLGWRRWFDKDELVQNVYVEVNEVLSQQAGSVKQILIDKITKSLDGLENAIMGTFREEIEERLRRLNNEITLVEKRKEEGKKEIDDIIDKKEKMRKSLESLKEEISRRLSRLGEIENIIKN; via the coding sequence ATGATCAGTGATGGCTTAGCCTTTGAGAAAACTAGAAAATTGATGGAACTGGCACTTGAAGTAAAAAAGCTGGTAATGGGAGAGTTCCCTCCGGAAGTTAAAGCAATCTTTGATGAAAGGGGGAAAAAGCTACCAGGCGAGAATCCGGATATCCTCGAAAGATTAAAAGACCTGGAAAGTTACTGTGGGGGAGAAAAGAAGCCCCTTGTTGCAATGGCCGGCCAGATAAAATCAGGAAAGACGACATTGATGAATGCTTTGTTCTTCAGGGATGAGGTTCTGCCGACAAGTGTTTCGCCGGAGACAGCTCGTCTTACCATTATAAAGTGGGGGAACAAGCGAAAAGCCGAAGTTGAATTCTACTCTCCAGAAGAATGGGAGCAAATAGTTGAAAAATCCAGGTCTAGAACGGAAGACAGCAAATGGGCTCAAGAGATGGTGAATTTTGCCGAGCATGCTCTTGGAAGTGAAATTCACAGTGTGCTCGGAACCACCAGAGAAGTTGAATGGGACGAAATTGAAGACTTTGTTTCATCAAGAGGTAAGTACAGCTATGTGGTCAAACAGGCAACCCTGTATCTTGAACATGATATTTTGCGGTCTCTAGATATAGTGGACACCCCAGGGTTGGATGATCCCATAGAAGCCAGATCAAATACCACCAGGGAACTCCTCAAAAGAGCAGTTGCTATCCTTTACTGCACAGCCCCCAGTATACGTTTTATGGACAGCAAGGATATAAATTACCTTGCAGAATTTGTTGAAAAGGCTTCTCATAGCTCTGTTGTCACTGCTGTTACCCAGCTTGACCGGCTCAGGCCCGATGAAAGAACAAGGCTCAAAGAAATGCTTAGAAAGGCATCATCCAGAGTTTTAGAGGCGTCAAAAAACTTTGGTTATGGTGATAGCCTTTCTAAGGAAATGGCCAGGATTTTTGATCCCAACAGGATTATAGAGGTTTCAGCCGCTCTCTACCTTGTGGGCATGAGAGTAAAAAATGGACGTCTTATAAGGGAAAAAGATAAAAGCATCATAGAGCGAGCAAAGGCCAATAAGTGGGGAGATGATCCTGAAGAGTGGATCAAACAAAGTGGCATTGATTTGCTGGAAAGTAAGCTCGATGAGCTCATCGTTAAAAACATGTCGGAAATAATAACATTTGTTGCTTTGAATTTCCTGAAAACCACCTTTAAGAATCTCCATAAGGAAGCTCAGGACCACATAGCAGAGATTGACGAAGAACTTGATAATGCCAGAAAAGGATTAGAAGTTTTGGAGAAGGAACTTAACGAGAAGAGAGACTATCTCAGAAAGATGGAACTGGAAGGAAGAGAGTTCCGTGTTAGTATTAAAGAAGAACTTTTAAAACACAAGCTGAAATTGGAGAAACGCGCAACACTCAATTGTGGAAAGATAAATGTCAGATCAGAAGATATAAGTTCAGAAGAAGCAATGAAGAGAAGATTTTCCTTTGAAATAAGGGACAGGATCAGTAATTCACTGGAGAAAGCAAAAAAATCTGTTCAAGAGGGATTTAATAAATTGAGGGAAGACCTCAATGAAGTGGTACTGGACCACTTCATTAAAAAAAGCGAAAGCACCGAAACTACTGTTAAACTAAGGGAGTCCATTGTTTCCAGCATTGAGAGAACCATTAATTATTTCATGGAAAAAGAGGTGGCAAAATTCAATGTAAAGCTGAATATAGATACCGGATTTTTAGGTTGGCGGAGATGGTTTGATAAGGATGAGCTAGTACAAAACGTTTATGTCGAGGTGAACGAAGTGCTGTCCCAACAAGCCGGTTCGGTTAAGCAAATTCTTATAGATAAGATAACGAAATCTCTAGATGGACTAGAAAACGCTATCATGGGAACCTTCAGAGAGGAAATTGAAGAGAGACTGCGCAGATTAAATAACGAAATCACCTTGGTGGAAAAAAGAAAGGAGGAAGGGAAAAAAGAAATTGATGACATCATAGATAAAAAAGAAAAAATGAGAAAATCTCTTGAATCACTTAAAGAAGAAATCAGCAGAAGGCTTTCTCGGTTAGGTGAGATAGAGAACATCATAAAAAACTAA
- the cas1 gene encoding CRISPR-associated endonuclease Cas1, whose translation MKRFYVIEQGCYLRKEGNLLKVYLGDRVVEEISLEDLETLTIVGRSSLSGAVLDELIRRRIETVLLTPEGRFRARLVVDEHKHVERRMKQYLKLSDPSVKALIAATVVSSKIQSCAYFVAQRSKEYSDKELGALGLQLKSLAKIASQESTLEVIIGIEGRASNLYFSRFSHLIKAPGFFFESRNRRPPLDPVNALLSFVYTLLTNEVLTAVQRVGLDPYLGALHAVEYGRPSLACDLVEEWRNFLGDRLVLTLINRKIVNPDDFIYHLSEPESGSSNDGEKKPLRPVEMKPRVMRAFIRAYEKWLSRTIRDPFSGKEVTYRGLIYDQARRFLNFIMDKSDRFDPFPWDSIY comes from the coding sequence ATGAAACGGTTTTATGTTATCGAGCAGGGCTGTTATTTGAGGAAGGAAGGCAATCTTTTGAAGGTTTATCTGGGTGATCGAGTTGTAGAGGAGATTTCTCTTGAAGATCTGGAAACTCTTACCATTGTGGGAAGATCGTCTCTTAGTGGGGCAGTGCTTGACGAGCTTATAAGGCGCAGGATAGAGACGGTGCTTCTTACTCCTGAGGGGCGTTTTAGAGCGCGTTTAGTCGTGGACGAGCATAAACATGTAGAACGGCGGATGAAGCAATACCTGAAACTAAGCGATCCCTCTGTCAAAGCGCTCATAGCTGCCACTGTTGTGAGTTCCAAAATACAGTCCTGTGCTTATTTTGTTGCTCAGCGAAGCAAGGAATATTCTGACAAAGAACTTGGTGCTTTGGGACTTCAGTTGAAGAGTCTTGCTAAGATTGCTTCTCAAGAATCTACTCTTGAAGTCATTATAGGCATAGAGGGTAGAGCCTCCAACTTGTATTTTTCGCGTTTTTCACATCTGATAAAAGCTCCAGGTTTTTTCTTTGAATCCAGAAACAGGAGACCTCCTCTGGATCCTGTAAATGCATTGCTTTCCTTCGTTTATACTCTATTAACCAATGAAGTTCTCACGGCGGTTCAGCGAGTGGGACTTGATCCTTATCTTGGAGCCCTTCACGCCGTTGAGTATGGAAGACCGTCTTTAGCCTGTGATCTTGTAGAGGAGTGGCGAAATTTTTTAGGCGATCGTTTAGTTCTGACACTGATAAACCGGAAGATAGTAAATCCTGATGATTTTATTTATCATCTGAGTGAGCCAGAAAGTGGATCGTCTAACGATGGAGAAAAGAAGCCTTTAAGACCTGTTGAAATGAAGCCAAGAGTTATGAGAGCTTTTATAAGAGCCTATGAGAAATGGCTTTCCAGAACAATAAGAGATCCCTTTTCCGGGAAGGAGGTTACGTATAGAGGGTTAATTTACGATCAGGCTCGCCGTTTTTTGAATTTTATCATGGACAAATCGGATAGATTTGATCCTTTTCCCTGGGACAGCATTTATTAA
- a CDS encoding YkvA family protein, with the protein MAEDYKKHFEEGVGKISQEDVFRAASSGSELFNVIQKSSLLAKQIKKLKLLWNMLKDFVDDRYKDVPWFTIASIAFVLLYVINPVDLIPDFIPLAGFADDVSVLFIAWNLVGEDLRKYCKWKATQDREFKEIYDELFA; encoded by the coding sequence ATGGCAGAAGATTACAAAAAGCATTTCGAAGAAGGTGTTGGAAAAATATCGCAGGAAGATGTTTTCAGAGCCGCAAGCAGCGGAAGCGAACTTTTCAATGTAATACAAAAATCAAGTCTTCTGGCTAAGCAGATTAAGAAATTAAAGCTTTTGTGGAATATGTTGAAAGATTTTGTGGATGATAGATACAAAGATGTTCCGTGGTTTACAATAGCTTCTATAGCCTTTGTTTTGCTCTATGTCATTAACCCAGTAGATTTAATCCCCGATTTTATTCCACTTGCTGGGTTTGCCGATGACGTCAGTGTGTTGTTTATCGCCTGGAACCTGGTAGGGGAAGATCTCAGAAAATACTGCAAATGGAAGGCAACACAGGACAGAGAATTTAAAGAGATATATGACGAGTTATTTGCATAA
- a CDS encoding dynamin family protein codes for MEKQKQLVARIEEICRDIAVNDSNVKSLVSDLEMAMSEPLSIALVGPFSSGKTSVINALLERDLLPTGLNETTQTIVRLTTTQDGEEFISVSGARHPLEKIKDIDFAEKQIVEVKIITNLFPPGTVFIDTPGIKSVFFGKGNAGIRGFSKC; via the coding sequence ATGGAAAAGCAAAAACAGCTTGTAGCCAGGATTGAGGAGATATGCAGAGACATCGCTGTAAATGACAGCAATGTGAAGTCTCTTGTTTCCGATCTTGAAATGGCAATGTCTGAGCCATTGAGTATAGCTCTGGTGGGTCCCTTTTCGTCTGGAAAAACATCGGTTATTAACGCCCTACTGGAAAGAGATCTGCTACCAACAGGTCTGAATGAAACCACACAGACTATTGTCAGATTGACAACGACCCAAGATGGCGAAGAGTTTATAAGTGTTTCCGGGGCAAGGCATCCCCTGGAGAAAATAAAAGATATAGATTTTGCCGAAAAGCAAATTGTCGAGGTAAAAATCATCACCAATCTTTTTCCGCCAGGAACAGTTTTCATAGACACGCCCGGTATAAAATCTGTTTTTTTCGGCAAGGGAAATGCTGGCATCAGAGGTTTTAGCAAATGCTGA
- a CDS encoding patatin-like phospholipase family protein: MATTDLVRKQDWISSSPLICLNLAPGGAKGAYQAGALLRLAEKGIRFDRVLGSSIGALNGAFYVQGTGSPEEMTHLCKVWLSLPETFSITMILSIISKMSEMMQRAKTFESAFASLFEDVLSGRDGFLGDMPLVSIVDSVIDYKAVCRSPKELIIATMEGFGFLFDVLMAPAREPVYLSSFHLDGNSLRRALLASASIPVLFRAQSLWGAKLVDAGWARLSLEPLLVGSRRPSAIVSIDFPTSNFCNCYERCRAQGIRVIRISPSRNIDTSFSSVLNFSRQFILDLMELGYEDAGKAVDEAFILEHQKGYPEFY, from the coding sequence ATGGCAACAACGGATCTGGTTAGAAAGCAAGATTGGATCAGCTCCAGCCCTTTAATTTGTCTCAACCTGGCTCCTGGTGGTGCGAAGGGAGCCTACCAGGCTGGAGCTCTGCTTCGCCTTGCCGAGAAAGGAATAAGGTTTGATCGAGTGCTGGGATCCAGCATCGGCGCTCTGAACGGCGCCTTTTACGTTCAGGGAACGGGTTCACCCGAAGAGATGACCCATCTTTGCAAGGTCTGGCTCTCCCTTCCCGAAACCTTTTCCATCACGATGATTCTTTCGATCATATCGAAAATGTCCGAAATGATGCAACGTGCTAAGACCTTTGAAAGCGCCTTTGCATCTCTCTTCGAGGATGTGCTGTCCGGAAGAGATGGTTTTCTCGGTGATATGCCTCTTGTGAGCATCGTTGATTCAGTAATTGACTATAAGGCTGTCTGCAGATCTCCAAAGGAGCTCATAATAGCGACCATGGAGGGATTTGGATTTCTCTTCGATGTGCTGATGGCTCCCGCAAGAGAACCGGTATATCTTTCATCTTTCCATCTGGATGGAAACAGCCTGAGGCGAGCTCTGTTGGCATCTGCATCCATACCCGTTCTCTTCAGAGCTCAAAGTCTCTGGGGTGCAAAGCTGGTTGATGCAGGATGGGCAAGGCTTTCACTGGAACCGCTTCTGGTGGGCAGCAGAAGACCATCTGCTATAGTGTCCATAGACTTTCCCACAAGCAACTTCTGCAACTGCTACGAACGCTGCAGAGCTCAGGGTATCAGAGTAATAAGAATTTCCCCGTCCAGAAATATTGATACATCTTTTTCATCGGTTCTTAATTTCTCCCGCCAGTTTATTCTCGATCTTATGGAACTGGGATATGAAGATGCAGGAAAGGCAGTGGATGAAGCTTTTATTCTCGAGCATCAGAAAGGCTATCCAGAATTTTACTGA
- a CDS encoding TIGR02710 family CRISPR-associated CARF protein, translating into MPKKILILTVGGSCEPIVNAISKTSPDFVYFVCSSGSKGSRKVVDGKDKPCQEREKDGTVKTMPSIVDQAGLQAEKYEIIEIEDPDDFQMCYEKLLEVKSDIEKRFADESLSVIANYTGGTKTMSAALVAFSLLTDWDLQCNVGPRVDLIKVRSGDVPVPVSVAQVRIRQHLQIVSELLRGYHYGEAVEVLERLLTDSRYMPGEIRRELIKANNLCKGFNAWDLFDHREALSFLEHYGEFTGRWLAFLRKLIKAQDQEQGGYEEVEDLLLNAERRAVQMRFDDAVARLYRAVELLAQIRLKKQYQIDTSNVDLSKVPESVRTKLIPDDDGKVRIGQSWAYAILTAMDNEPMGEVYRKWEKRLKNALTKRNFSILAHGNVPIDKATYDEVSSTVCSFI; encoded by the coding sequence ATGCCGAAGAAAATCCTTATTTTGACCGTAGGCGGATCCTGTGAACCCATTGTTAACGCTATTTCGAAAACCAGTCCTGACTTTGTTTATTTTGTCTGCTCCTCGGGATCAAAAGGGAGCAGAAAAGTTGTGGACGGTAAGGACAAACCCTGTCAGGAAAGGGAAAAGGATGGAACTGTAAAGACCATGCCATCAATAGTTGACCAGGCGGGATTACAGGCTGAAAAATATGAAATAATCGAAATAGAAGATCCCGACGATTTTCAGATGTGCTACGAAAAGCTGCTCGAAGTGAAGTCAGACATAGAAAAACGGTTTGCCGATGAAAGTCTCAGTGTGATAGCCAACTACACGGGCGGTACCAAGACCATGAGCGCCGCCCTGGTAGCTTTTTCGCTCCTTACAGACTGGGATCTTCAGTGCAATGTGGGACCAAGGGTTGATCTGATAAAGGTTCGATCGGGAGATGTTCCGGTTCCGGTAAGCGTCGCTCAGGTAAGAATCAGACAGCATCTTCAAATAGTAAGCGAACTTCTTCGGGGCTACCATTACGGGGAAGCTGTAGAAGTTCTCGAGAGATTGCTTACCGATTCACGATACATGCCCGGAGAAATACGAAGAGAACTCATTAAAGCAAACAACCTTTGTAAAGGCTTCAATGCATGGGATCTTTTTGATCATCGGGAAGCTCTAAGCTTTTTGGAACACTACGGTGAATTTACGGGCAGGTGGCTTGCGTTTTTAAGAAAGCTCATAAAAGCTCAAGATCAGGAACAGGGCGGATACGAGGAGGTAGAAGATCTTCTTTTGAACGCCGAAAGAAGAGCGGTTCAAATGCGGTTTGACGATGCGGTGGCACGTCTCTATCGAGCGGTTGAGCTCCTTGCCCAGATAAGACTCAAAAAACAATACCAAATTGATACATCAAACGTGGATCTCAGCAAAGTCCCGGAAAGTGTCAGAACAAAGCTCATCCCTGATGATGACGGTAAGGTCAGAATAGGGCAGAGCTGGGCTTATGCAATCCTGACAGCCATGGATAACGAACCAATGGGAGAAGTTTACCGCAAATGGGAAAAGCGATTGAAAAACGCTCTCACCAAAAGGAATTTTTCTATCCTGGCTCACGGGAATGTTCCCATAGACAAGGCCACTTACGATGAAGTTTCCAGTACTGTGTGTTCCTTCATATAA
- a CDS encoding dynamin family protein, with the protein MKGFVSMLDPSGQNVRFKNIFETNPFAFYRKHPLLVYFKNDIPKSKNEKNELEKKLDKEWKDFELIYNRVKGLLNTSPRVAFWGAFSAGKSSLINAIMKKSVLPEDLDECTAIPTVLRKGNKERVFWEKRNEDGSVYSYEPKDGLTDFRNIRKGETDNLLVKAYLNEFDWIVLEAPDIPEHFKEIEFLDTPGFHGIDDKEGRINEKIRISRLLLMQLFL; encoded by the coding sequence ATGAAGGGCTTTGTATCCATGTTAGACCCATCCGGGCAAAATGTAAGATTTAAAAATATTTTCGAAACAAATCCTTTTGCCTTCTATAGAAAGCATCCATTGCTGGTTTATTTTAAGAATGACATTCCCAAAAGTAAGAATGAAAAAAATGAATTGGAAAAAAAATTAGACAAGGAATGGAAAGATTTTGAACTCATTTACAACAGGGTCAAAGGGCTTTTAAATACTAGTCCCAGAGTAGCATTCTGGGGAGCTTTCTCTGCTGGTAAATCTTCCTTGATTAATGCCATTATGAAGAAGAGCGTTCTTCCAGAAGATCTCGACGAGTGTACAGCAATTCCAACGGTGCTCAGAAAGGGAAATAAAGAAAGAGTTTTTTGGGAAAAGAGAAACGAGGATGGAAGTGTATATTCGTATGAACCCAAAGACGGGCTGACGGATTTCAGAAATATCCGGAAAGGTGAGACCGACAACCTCCTTGTAAAAGCGTATTTGAACGAATTTGACTGGATCGTTCTAGAAGCCCCAGATATCCCGGAACACTTTAAGGAGATCGAGTTTCTGGACACTCCAGGCTTTCATGGGATAGATGATAAAGAAGGCAGGATAAATGAAAAAATCAGGATCTCACGCTTACTTCTCATGCAATTGTTCTTGTAG
- a CDS encoding right-handed parallel beta-helix repeat-containing protein, which translates to MIIAANKIDLLDTEEEKHVALDKIKEILSQENIHSVVVPTSAVYRELNNLETEILKAVSESRANWDKIIKSEVKKLQRGISSIATELYRRMVEIIRTAVTTDENIGEPSFFADEMLRSFIMDLMKEIKNVREVILRRADETLRRLSNKLEREGIVEKGNIINDIKRHMTNLADLLSENTPSQELFEKARSVIDASIRFAAGSWVSNLPLVAVCQGYFEEFLEYQYADGKRKFWWSLGDVLSCKGTVKLPPCELVDEECRAVVDKLTIEGSGEESKLFFRDLILSPKNRNSVLEVKNTEFTGNRLVIEPGFTKVRFTNCSFVGVDIATSSNLELIGCNILGSLKVENSGASLNGVNLKSYMDDAYLLVTLNSTVEVVNNSRISNGSVGIWADNSRVAVRNSAVEDNRGSGLVAKDQSNITLDGVAIANNGQGGDYPQVSIENSTAEIANNSRIINSNATGIVCQKSKVTVRSSFIAGNRCYGLDIKDQSNVTLEAVTIGSNGQDYYPQVQVVNSSIRIMSNSRIVNGNGTGIRSFKSTVVIRNSSIEENKYNGLDIRDQSDMELSEVIVASNGHAGDYAQIRIENSTVEIVNNSKIINGNGTGIWFEKSKVDIRYSSIEGNKRNGLVALEQSEATIDAVTVSNNGQAGDYPQILVGDSATAIIRNSVVYNGKVAGIYLEDEVKEVHMHNVITFGNKCGVNYHGGSKVSCQNCQFPDGVENRASGVENRASWCFITTATIETLGKGDNCYELELFRAFRDTWLIKEPDGKQLIEEYYRIAPVIVSNINRREDRQSIYADIWNRYLTRCLVAIQRGEYEKTKAIYIAMVEELKKKYVMQN; encoded by the coding sequence TTGATAATCGCAGCAAACAAGATTGATCTTCTGGACACGGAAGAAGAAAAACATGTGGCTCTGGATAAGATCAAAGAGATTCTCTCTCAGGAGAACATCCACAGTGTGGTAGTACCCACTTCCGCTGTCTATAGAGAATTGAACAATTTGGAAACGGAGATACTCAAAGCTGTTTCAGAATCGCGTGCAAATTGGGATAAAATTATAAAATCTGAGGTGAAAAAACTTCAACGCGGAATATCCAGTATAGCAACGGAACTTTACAGGAGGATGGTTGAGATTATCAGGACTGCCGTAACAACTGATGAAAACATAGGTGAGCCCAGCTTTTTTGCGGACGAGATGCTTAGAAGCTTTATCATGGATTTGATGAAGGAAATAAAAAATGTAAGAGAAGTAATACTTCGGAGAGCGGATGAAACTCTGCGCCGACTGAGCAACAAGCTTGAACGGGAAGGCATTGTAGAAAAAGGCAACATAATAAACGACATAAAACGACACATGACAAATCTTGCGGACTTGCTTTCGGAAAACACCCCGTCCCAAGAGCTTTTTGAAAAGGCCAGGAGTGTCATTGATGCATCTATAAGATTTGCTGCGGGATCCTGGGTATCGAACCTGCCCCTTGTAGCTGTATGCCAGGGCTACTTCGAGGAATTCCTTGAATATCAATATGCCGATGGAAAAAGAAAGTTCTGGTGGTCGTTGGGAGATGTATTGTCCTGTAAAGGTACGGTGAAGCTTCCACCGTGTGAGCTGGTGGATGAGGAATGCAGGGCAGTAGTTGATAAACTCACCATAGAGGGTTCCGGCGAGGAAAGCAAATTGTTTTTTAGGGACCTGATACTTTCCCCTAAGAACAGGAATTCAGTACTAGAGGTTAAAAATACAGAGTTTACAGGGAATAGGCTGGTGATAGAACCTGGCTTCACCAAAGTTAGATTCACAAACTGCAGTTTTGTTGGGGTAGACATTGCAACCAGTTCGAATTTGGAGTTAATAGGGTGTAATATACTGGGGAGCTTAAAAGTTGAAAATTCAGGGGCTTCTCTGAATGGTGTTAATCTCAAGAGCTACATGGATGATGCTTATCTTCTAGTAACACTAAATTCTACTGTCGAGGTTGTGAACAACTCCAGAATAAGCAACGGCTCAGTTGGCATCTGGGCTGACAATTCCAGAGTTGCTGTCAGGAACTCTGCCGTGGAGGATAACAGAGGCAGTGGCTTGGTAGCAAAGGATCAATCCAATATAACTCTGGATGGAGTTGCTATTGCAAATAACGGACAAGGAGGAGACTACCCGCAGGTCTCGATAGAAAACTCCACCGCTGAAATTGCCAATAATTCGAGAATAATCAACAGCAATGCGACCGGCATTGTATGTCAAAAATCTAAAGTTACCGTTAGAAGTTCTTTTATCGCAGGCAATAGGTGCTATGGCTTGGATATAAAAGATCAATCCAATGTGACTCTTGAAGCAGTCACCATCGGGAGTAATGGACAAGATTACTATCCCCAAGTTCAGGTAGTAAACTCTTCTATTAGGATTATGAGTAATTCAAGAATAGTCAACGGCAATGGAACAGGTATCAGGAGTTTTAAATCTACCGTTGTTATCAGGAATTCGTCTATAGAAGAAAATAAATACAATGGCTTAGATATACGGGATCAATCTGACATGGAGTTAAGCGAGGTTATTGTTGCGAGCAATGGACATGCAGGGGATTATGCGCAGATTCGGATAGAAAATTCTACTGTTGAGATTGTGAATAATTCGAAGATAATAAATGGCAATGGAACAGGTATTTGGTTTGAGAAATCCAAAGTTGATATTAGATATTCCTCTATAGAAGGAAATAAACGCAATGGCTTGGTTGCACTTGAACAGTCCGAAGCAACCATAGATGCAGTTACCGTTTCAAATAACGGACAAGCAGGAGACTATCCGCAGATTTTGGTAGGAGATTCAGCTACTGCGATTATTCGTAACTCCGTGGTGTACAATGGAAAAGTAGCAGGAATATATTTGGAAGACGAGGTCAAAGAAGTGCACATGCATAATGTCATAACATTTGGAAACAAGTGCGGTGTTAATTACCACGGAGGTTCAAAAGTCAGTTGTCAAAATTGTCAGTTTCCCGATGGAGTTGAAAACAGAGCATCTGGAGTTGAAAACAGAGCATCATGGTGCTTTATAACCACGGCAACCATTGAGACACTCGGAAAAGGTGACAACTGCTATGAACTTGAGCTTTTCAGAGCTTTCAGGGATACATGGTTGATCAAAGAGCCGGACGGAAAGCAGCTCATTGAAGAATACTACAGGATCGCTCCCGTTATAGTCTCAAACATAAATAGAAGAGAAGACAGACAGAGCATTTACGCAGACATATGGAATAGATACCTGACCAGATGCCTTGTTGCAATACAGCGCGGAGAATATGAAAAAACCAAAGCCATATACATTGCAATGGTGGAAGAACTGAAGAAAAAGTATGTTATGCAGAATTAG
- the cas2 gene encoding CRISPR-associated endonuclease Cas2 — protein sequence MFYVVTFDISDDRIRYRVVKVLKGYGYRVQKSVFECPHLTEEKLMRLVRRLEALIDFKTDSIRYYAQCGSCLNKVLISGYGRKPKTEEFGMA from the coding sequence ATGTTTTATGTTGTAACGTTTGACATAAGCGATGACAGGATAAGATATCGAGTGGTCAAGGTGCTGAAGGGATACGGTTATAGAGTGCAGAAGTCGGTTTTTGAGTGTCCTCATTTAACTGAGGAGAAGTTAATGCGTTTGGTCAGGAGGCTGGAAGCTCTTATAGATTTTAAGACAGACAGCATAAGGTATTATGCCCAGTGCGGTTCTTGTTTGAATAAGGTTTTAATTAGCGGTTATGGAAGGAAGCCAAAGACGGAGGAGTTCGGGATGGCATAG